One segment of Carya illinoinensis cultivar Pawnee chromosome 1, C.illinoinensisPawnee_v1, whole genome shotgun sequence DNA contains the following:
- the LOC122284147 gene encoding chaperone protein DnaJ isoform X2 — protein MAITSLLLLQPSLFSPYSSASASVSSSSSSSFFGGTQFRFHNKFISLSSSSSCTKFNTRVSAGRFRLVANASGDYYATLGVPKSATGKEIKAAYRKLARQVLSDDKKRALYDQYGEAGVKSTVGGPSNAYTTNPFDLFEAFFGPSMGGFPGMDQAGFGTRRRSTVTKGEDIRYDITLDFSEAIFGVEKEFELSHLETCEVCAGTGAKIGSKMRICSTCGGRGQVMRTEQTPFGTFSQVSVCPYCAGNGEVISEYCRKCSGEGRIRVKKNIKVKVPPGVSAGSILRVAGEGDSGPRGGPPGDLFVYLDVEEIPGIQRDGINLSSTVSISYLDAILGAFIQVETVEGRTELQIPPGTQPGDVLVLSKKGAPKLNKPSIRGDHLFTVKVTIPKRISAKERELLEELAFLNSTTSSRSRSRLKTQPARKSTVNQGGNVAEKSEESTDQDDPWKKLKEFAGSVANGALKWLKDNL, from the exons ATGGCCATCACGTCTCTCTTACTTCTCCAACCGTCTCTCTTCTCACCATATTCTTCTGCTTCTGcttctgtttcttcttcttcttcgtcttctttttTCGGTGGGACCCAATTCCGGTTCCACAATAAGttcatctctctttcttcttcttcttcttgtacgAAATTCAATACAAGGGTCTCTGCGGGGCGCTTTAGATTAGTAGCGAATGCTTCCGGGGACTACTATGCCACTCTTGGGGTTCCAAAGTCTGCCACTGGCAAGGAAATCAAGGCAGCGTATCGAAAGTTAGCACGCCAG GTGCTATCAGATGATAAAAAGAGGGCTTTGTATGATCAATATGGTGAGGCTGGAGTTAAGAGCACAGTTGGTGGGCCATCAAATGCTTATACG ACTAATccttttgatttatttgaggCTTTTTTTGGTCCGAGTATGGGTGGATTCCCTGGTATGGACCAAGCTGGTTTTGGAACACGCCGTCGTAGTACTGTTACTAAGGGTGAGGATATACG TTATGATATCACCTTAGATTTTTCCGAGGCTATTTTTGGTGTGGAAAAAGAATTTGAGCTTTCCCATCTGGAAACATGTGAAGTTTGTGCGGGTACTGGAGCAAAGATAGGCTCTAAAATGAGGATATGCTCAACTTGTGGTGGGAGGGGTCAAGTGATGAGAACTGAGCAAACACCTTTTGGCACGTTTTCACAG GTTTCTGTATGTCCCTATTGTGCTGGGAATGGTGAAGTTATATCTGAATACTGTCGGAAATGTTCTGGTGAAGGACGTATACgtgttaagaaaaatataaaagttaaagTTCCTCCGGGAGTTAGCGCAGGCAGTATTCTTAGAGTTGCTGGAGAGGGAGACTCTGGACCAAGAGG GGGCCCTCCTGGAGATCTTTTTGTCTATCTTGACGTTGAAGAGATACCAGGAATTCAAAGAGATGGCATAAATCTCTCCTCGACCGTATCAATCAGTTATCTAGATGCCATATTGGGGGCTTTTATTCAG GTAGAGACGGTTGAAGGCAGAACTGAACTACAAATTCCACCTGGCACTCAACCTGGGGACGTGCTTGTTCTGTCAAAAAAGGGCGCACCAAAACTGAACAAACCATCAATACGTGGGGACCACTTATTTACAGTTAAAGTTACTATACCAAAACGTATCAG TGCGAAGGAGCGTGAATTACTTGAAGAGCTTGCTTTTCTGAATAGCACCACCAGCAGCCGTTCACGAAGTCGTCTGAAAACTCAGCCAGCTC GTAAAAGCACAGTTAATCAAGGGGGAAATGTTGCAGAAAAAAGTGAAGAGTCAACAGACCAAGATGACCCGTGGAAAAAGTTAAAAGAGTTTGCTGG GTCTGTTGCAAATGGAGCTCTAAAATGGCTGAAAGACAATCTTTAG
- the LOC122284147 gene encoding chaperone protein DnaJ isoform X1, producing MAITSLLLLQPSLFSPYSSASASVSSSSSSSFFGGTQFRFHNKFISLSSSSSCTKFNTRVSAGRFRLVANASGDYYATLGVPKSATGKEIKAAYRKLARQYHPDVNKDPGALEKFKEISAAYEVLSDDKKRALYDQYGEAGVKSTVGGPSNAYTTNPFDLFEAFFGPSMGGFPGMDQAGFGTRRRSTVTKGEDIRYDITLDFSEAIFGVEKEFELSHLETCEVCAGTGAKIGSKMRICSTCGGRGQVMRTEQTPFGTFSQVSVCPYCAGNGEVISEYCRKCSGEGRIRVKKNIKVKVPPGVSAGSILRVAGEGDSGPRGGPPGDLFVYLDVEEIPGIQRDGINLSSTVSISYLDAILGAFIQVETVEGRTELQIPPGTQPGDVLVLSKKGAPKLNKPSIRGDHLFTVKVTIPKRISAKERELLEELAFLNSTTSSRSRSRLKTQPARKSTVNQGGNVAEKSEESTDQDDPWKKLKEFAGSVANGALKWLKDNL from the exons ATGGCCATCACGTCTCTCTTACTTCTCCAACCGTCTCTCTTCTCACCATATTCTTCTGCTTCTGcttctgtttcttcttcttcttcgtcttctttttTCGGTGGGACCCAATTCCGGTTCCACAATAAGttcatctctctttcttcttcttcttcttgtacgAAATTCAATACAAGGGTCTCTGCGGGGCGCTTTAGATTAGTAGCGAATGCTTCCGGGGACTACTATGCCACTCTTGGGGTTCCAAAGTCTGCCACTGGCAAGGAAATCAAGGCAGCGTATCGAAAGTTAGCACGCCAG TACCATCCTGATGTAAACAAGGACCCTGGAGCATTGGAAAAGTTTAAAGAGATTAGTGCTGCATATGAG GTGCTATCAGATGATAAAAAGAGGGCTTTGTATGATCAATATGGTGAGGCTGGAGTTAAGAGCACAGTTGGTGGGCCATCAAATGCTTATACG ACTAATccttttgatttatttgaggCTTTTTTTGGTCCGAGTATGGGTGGATTCCCTGGTATGGACCAAGCTGGTTTTGGAACACGCCGTCGTAGTACTGTTACTAAGGGTGAGGATATACG TTATGATATCACCTTAGATTTTTCCGAGGCTATTTTTGGTGTGGAAAAAGAATTTGAGCTTTCCCATCTGGAAACATGTGAAGTTTGTGCGGGTACTGGAGCAAAGATAGGCTCTAAAATGAGGATATGCTCAACTTGTGGTGGGAGGGGTCAAGTGATGAGAACTGAGCAAACACCTTTTGGCACGTTTTCACAG GTTTCTGTATGTCCCTATTGTGCTGGGAATGGTGAAGTTATATCTGAATACTGTCGGAAATGTTCTGGTGAAGGACGTATACgtgttaagaaaaatataaaagttaaagTTCCTCCGGGAGTTAGCGCAGGCAGTATTCTTAGAGTTGCTGGAGAGGGAGACTCTGGACCAAGAGG GGGCCCTCCTGGAGATCTTTTTGTCTATCTTGACGTTGAAGAGATACCAGGAATTCAAAGAGATGGCATAAATCTCTCCTCGACCGTATCAATCAGTTATCTAGATGCCATATTGGGGGCTTTTATTCAG GTAGAGACGGTTGAAGGCAGAACTGAACTACAAATTCCACCTGGCACTCAACCTGGGGACGTGCTTGTTCTGTCAAAAAAGGGCGCACCAAAACTGAACAAACCATCAATACGTGGGGACCACTTATTTACAGTTAAAGTTACTATACCAAAACGTATCAG TGCGAAGGAGCGTGAATTACTTGAAGAGCTTGCTTTTCTGAATAGCACCACCAGCAGCCGTTCACGAAGTCGTCTGAAAACTCAGCCAGCTC GTAAAAGCACAGTTAATCAAGGGGGAAATGTTGCAGAAAAAAGTGAAGAGTCAACAGACCAAGATGACCCGTGGAAAAAGTTAAAAGAGTTTGCTGG GTCTGTTGCAAATGGAGCTCTAAAATGGCTGAAAGACAATCTTTAG
- the LOC122284173 gene encoding uncharacterized protein LOC122284173, with protein MAASATASGAPKLCYSASQYGHSKPATKRAMGTIKFYIQNNVNFPRRSAQRSFPIRALDPQRGEEEEQEDSSKNNKTGAFTSQEDLEYLWKLVAGSVVGAAVLKYGSAVFPDTTRPNIVQALIMISAPVIVAVFLLIKQSRAERRS; from the exons ATGGCAGCGTCTGCCACAGCGAGCGGAGCTCCCAAGCTCTGCTACTCAGCTTCCCAATACGGCCATTCGAAGCCTGCTACAAAGAGAGCAATGGGTACCATCAAGTTCTACATTCAGAACAACGTAAACTTCCCAAGGAGAAGTGCCCAAAGGTCTTTTCCCATCCGAGCTCTCGACCCGCAaagaggggaagaagaagagcagGAGGATTCAAGCAAGAATAACAAAACCGGTGCTTTTACCTCTCAG GAAGATTTGGAATATTTGTGGAAATTGGTAGCTGGGTCAGTTGTAGGTGCTGCTGTACTCAAGTATGGAAGCGCAGTTTTTCCAGATACCACCAGACCGAACATTGTACAAGCTCTGATTATGATATCAGCTCCTGTCATTGTTGCTGTTTTCCTTTTGATCAAGCAGAGTCGTGCCGAGAGACGAAGCTAG
- the LOC122284235 gene encoding signal recognition particle 54 kDa protein 2 — translation MVLAQLGGSISRALQQMSNATIIDEKVLNECLNEITRALLQSDVQFKLVRDMQTNIKKIVNLDDLAAGHNKRRIIQQAIFNELCKILDPGKPSFTPKKGKASVVMFVGLQGSGKTTTCTKYAYYHQKKGWRPALVCADTFRAGAFDQLKQNATKAKIPFYGSYTESDPVKIAVDGVERFKKENCDLIIVDTSGRHKQEAALFEEMRQVSEATKPDLVIFVMDSSIGQAAFDQAQAFKQSVSVGAVIVTKMDGHAKGGGALSAVAATKSPVIFIGTGEHMDEFEVFDVKPFVSRLLGMGDWSGFMDKIHEVVPMDQQPELLQKLSEGNFTLRIMYEQFQNILKMGPISQVFSMLPGFSAELMPKGREKESSAKIKRYMTMMDSMTDEELDSTNPKLMNESRMMRIARGSGRHVREVSEMLEEYKRLAKVWSKMKGLKIPKKGEMSALSRNMNAQHMSKVLPPQMLKQIGGMGGLQNLMKQMGSTKDMMGMFGGGDK, via the exons ATGGTGTTAGCGCAGTTAGGGGGGAGCATTTCGCGTGCTCTCCAGCAGATGAGCAATGCGACCATAATCGACGAGAAGGTCCTCAACGAGTGCCTGAACGAGATCACGCGTGCCCTTCTTCAGTCCGATGTCCAATTCAAGCTCGTCCGCGATATGCAGACCAATATCAAGAAGATCGTAAACCTCGACGACCTCGCCGCCGGCCACAACAAGCGCAGGATCATCCAGCAA GCTATATTTAACGAACTCTGCAAGATTTTGGATCCCGGGAAGCCTTCTTTTActccaaagaaaggaaaggCGAGTGTTGTTATGTTTGTAGGTTTACAAG GGTCAGGAAAAACCACAACATGTACAAAATATGCATATTATCATCAGAAAAAGGGCTGGAGGCCTGCCCTCGTTTGTGCGGATACATTTAGAGCTGGTGCTTTTGATCAACTGAAACAGAATGCAACTAAAGCTAAGATTCCATTTTATGGAAG CTATACAGAATCAGATCCTGTGAAAATTGCAGTGGACGGTGTGGAAagatttaagaaagaaaattgtgATCTAATAATTGTTGACACCAGTGGGCGTCACAAACAAGAAGCTGCTCTTTTTGAAGAAATGCGTCAAGTTTCAGAAGCCACG AAACCGGATCTTGTTATATTTGTTATGGATAGCAGTATTGGTCAGGCTGCATTTGATCAAGCTCAAGCTTTCAAGCAAAGTGTTTCAGTTGGAGCTGTAATTGTTACCAAAATGGATGGGCATGCAAAGGGAGGTGGTGCCCTCAGTGC TGTTGCGGCAACAAAGAGTCCCGTCATATTTATTGGAACTGGAGAGCATATGGATGAGTTTGAAGTTTTCGATGTTAAACCATTTGTCAGCCGTCTCTTAG GCATGGGTGATTGGTCTGGCTTTATGGACAAAATTCATGAAGTTGTTCCTATGGATCAGCAGCCTGAGCTTCTGCAAAAGCTCTCGGAAGGGAATTTTACATTAAGGATTATGTATGAGCAATTTCAGAACATACTTAAAATGGGCCCAATTAGCCAG GTTTTCTCAATGCTTCCAGGTTTTAGTGCTGAGCTAATGCCAAAAGGCCGTGAAAAGGAAAGTTCAGCAAAGATCAAGCGATACATGACCATGATGGACTCAATGACAGATGAAG AGTTGGATAGTACGAATCCAAAACTCATGAATGAGTCTCGAATGATGCGGATAGCACGAGGATCGGGTCGTCATGTTAGAGAAGTATCGGAGATGTTGGAAGAGTATAAGCGCCTTGCTAAAGTATGGAGCAAAATGAAAGGTCTTAAGATTCCTAAGAAGGGTGAAATGAGTGCATTATCACGGAATATGAATGCACAACACATGAGCAAAGTCCTCCCCCCACAGATGCTGAAGCAGATTGGTGGCATGGGTGGCTTACAAAACTTGATGAAGCAAATGGGATCTACGAAAGATATGATGGGGATGTTTGGAGGTGGAGACAAGTAG